The following proteins come from a genomic window of Pseudomonadota bacterium:
- the pyk gene encoding pyruvate kinase: MRRTKIVATLGPATDDPKVLDGLIAAGVDVIRQNYSYGSHDSHKRRIDQLRACSQARGTQVGAIADLQGPKIRIQRFRGGRVELREGASFTLDTAIPPADGDEHRVGVTYVDLPKDVKRGDTLFIDDGRIVLEVKRVIGTSVECVVRVGGPLSDSKGLNRAGGGLSAGALTSKDRADIRHAVDIGADYIAVSFPCSAADIEEARRVIAESNGNCGVIAKIERAEALLCIDEILRASDGIMIARGDLGVEIGDAALPPVQKRLILQARNANRLVITATQMMESMIANQIPTRAEVFDVANAVLDGTDAVMLSAETSVGKYPRKAVEAMDRICLETETQWGLRGADYRIDSAFDRIDEAIAMSTVYAANHIGAKAILALTETGATGIWMSRVLTGIPIFAFTRRPETLRRVTLYRGVYPIDFDVTHTDFLRVNREMIDILLERGAVHEEDIVVITKGDLRGKQGGTNGMKIVRVGELAAESAL, from the coding sequence GGACGTCATCCGGCAAAATTACTCATACGGTTCCCACGACAGCCATAAACGCCGAATCGACCAACTGCGTGCCTGCTCCCAAGCGCGCGGCACGCAGGTCGGCGCCATCGCCGATCTGCAAGGCCCGAAGATCCGCATCCAGCGATTCCGCGGCGGCCGTGTGGAACTGCGGGAAGGGGCTTCCTTCACGCTCGACACCGCCATCCCGCCCGCGGACGGAGATGAGCACCGCGTCGGAGTTACCTACGTGGATCTCCCGAAAGATGTCAAGCGCGGCGATACCTTGTTCATCGACGATGGCCGTATCGTGCTTGAAGTCAAGCGCGTCATAGGAACCAGCGTCGAATGCGTGGTGCGGGTGGGCGGCCCGCTGTCCGACAGCAAGGGTTTGAACCGGGCCGGCGGCGGGCTCTCGGCGGGCGCGCTGACTTCCAAGGACCGCGCTGATATCCGCCATGCCGTGGACATCGGCGCCGACTACATCGCCGTATCCTTTCCGTGCAGTGCCGCCGACATCGAGGAAGCCCGCCGTGTGATTGCCGAGAGCAACGGAAACTGCGGCGTCATCGCCAAGATCGAGCGCGCCGAAGCCTTACTGTGTATCGATGAGATCCTGCGGGCCTCGGACGGGATCATGATCGCGCGCGGCGATCTCGGCGTCGAGATCGGGGATGCGGCCCTCCCCCCGGTCCAAAAACGCTTGATCCTGCAAGCCCGTAACGCCAACCGCCTGGTCATCACGGCCACGCAGATGATGGAGTCGATGATCGCAAACCAGATCCCGACCCGGGCCGAAGTCTTCGACGTCGCCAATGCCGTGTTGGATGGCACCGATGCCGTCATGCTCTCCGCCGAAACCAGCGTGGGCAAGTACCCGCGCAAAGCCGTCGAGGCGATGGATAGGATCTGCTTGGAGACGGAAACCCAGTGGGGCCTCCGGGGGGCCGACTACCGCATCGATTCGGCTTTCGACCGCATCGATGAAGCGATCGCCATGTCCACGGTTTACGCGGCCAACCATATCGGCGCGAAGGCCATTCTCGCGCTCACCGAGACCGGCGCCACCGGCATATGGATGTCGCGCGTGCTCACCGGGATCCCGATCTTCGCCTTCACCCGTCGTCCCGAGACACTCAGGCGGGTGACGCTTTACCGGGGCGTCTACCCGATCGATTTCGACGTCACGCACACCGATTTCCTGCGCGTCAACCGTGAAATGATCGACATCCTGCTCGAGCGCGGCGCGGTACACGAAGAAGATATCGTAGTCATTACCAAAGGTGATTTGCGCGGTAAACAAGGGGGAACCAACGGCATGAAGATCGTTCGCGTAGGGGAGCTGGCCGCGGAATCGGCGTTATGA